Proteins co-encoded in one Bacillus infantis NRRL B-14911 genomic window:
- the galE gene encoding UDP-glucose 4-epimerase GalE, whose translation MSILVLGGAGYIGSHAVYQLIDQNYEAVVVDSLETGHREAVHPDAKFYQGDIRDKEFLRSVFEKESIDGVLHFAANSLVGESMENPLKYFNNNVYGTQVLLEVMNEFDVKNIVFSSTAATYGEQKTMPITEEMSANPTNAYGETKLTMEKIMKWCEAAHDLKYVSLRYFNVAGARPTGEIGEDHQPETHLIPIILQVALGQREHISIFGDDYDTEDGTCIRDYIHVEDLIGAHLLALQYLQNGGKSEIINLGSGQGFSVKEMIEAVREVTGHEIPAKVVPRRSGDPSTLIASSEKAKTVLGWNPQRTSIKQIIEDAWSWHQAHPHGYND comes from the coding sequence ATGAGTATTTTAGTTCTTGGCGGTGCAGGATATATTGGTTCACATGCTGTTTATCAGCTGATCGACCAGAATTATGAAGCGGTAGTTGTTGACAGCCTTGAGACAGGCCACAGGGAAGCGGTTCACCCGGATGCGAAGTTTTATCAGGGGGACATCCGCGACAAGGAGTTTCTGCGCAGTGTGTTTGAAAAGGAAAGCATTGACGGCGTCCTCCATTTTGCGGCCAACTCTCTTGTGGGCGAATCTATGGAGAATCCGCTGAAATACTTCAACAATAATGTCTACGGTACTCAGGTGCTGCTCGAAGTGATGAACGAGTTCGATGTAAAGAATATTGTGTTCTCTTCAACCGCAGCCACCTATGGAGAGCAGAAAACAATGCCGATCACGGAAGAGATGTCTGCCAATCCTACGAATGCCTATGGCGAAACCAAGCTGACGATGGAAAAAATCATGAAATGGTGTGAAGCGGCCCATGATTTGAAATATGTATCACTCCGTTATTTCAATGTGGCGGGAGCAAGACCCACAGGTGAGATCGGGGAAGACCATCAGCCTGAGACCCATCTGATCCCGATCATTCTTCAGGTGGCCCTCGGCCAGCGGGAGCATATTTCAATCTTCGGCGATGATTATGATACAGAAGATGGAACCTGCATCCGCGACTATATTCATGTCGAGGATCTGATCGGCGCCCATCTGCTTGCCCTGCAATACCTGCAGAATGGCGGAAAAAGCGAGATCATTAATCTCGGAAGCGGGCAGGGCTTTTCTGTTAAGGAAATGATCGAAGCGGTCAGAGAGGTGACCGGGCATGAGATTCCGGCTAAAGTCGTTCCAAGAAGAAGCGGGGACCCAAGCACCCTCATCGCTTCATCAGAAAAAGCAAAAACAGTTCTTGGATGGAATCCGCAGAGAACAAGCATCAAGCAGATCATTGAAGATGCGTGGAGCTGGCATCAGGCGCATCCGCACGGCTATAACGATTAA
- a CDS encoding methylated-DNA--[protein]-cysteine S-methyltransferase: MNKIYRADYESPIGTIEIAGNDQAVVSILFTDREKAEYPLEKGHPDAIKECWQQLDEYFKGERREFSFPYMMEGTNFQQRVWNALTSIPYASTGTYKDIASLIENEKAVRAVGTANGRNKLSIVLPCHRIIGTNGTMTGYAGGIWRKEWLLEHERKHFSKKS, translated from the coding sequence ATGAATAAAATATACCGGGCTGATTATGAATCGCCAATCGGAACCATTGAAATTGCCGGCAATGACCAGGCTGTTGTCTCAATTTTATTTACTGATCGTGAAAAAGCAGAATACCCTTTGGAAAAAGGGCATCCTGATGCCATTAAAGAATGCTGGCAGCAGCTTGATGAGTATTTTAAAGGGGAACGCCGGGAATTTTCCTTCCCATACATGATGGAGGGGACTAATTTTCAGCAGCGTGTCTGGAATGCTTTGACTTCCATTCCATATGCCAGCACGGGCACCTACAAGGATATTGCCTCCCTGATTGAAAACGAAAAGGCGGTAAGGGCAGTAGGGACAGCAAATGGAAGAAATAAGCTGAGCATTGTGCTCCCCTGCCACCGGATCATTGGCACAAATGGGACGATGACCGGCTATGCCGGTGGGATATGGAGGAAAGAGTGGCTTTTGGAGCATGAGCGGAAGCATTTCAGCAAAAAGAGCTGA
- a CDS encoding DnaJ family domain-containing protein, whose protein sequence is MDRKYNDLIGDILENAGEKDNFSGKGKPLPKEYLEQDTYQRFQKIAKDAGYLPPWLKLQKEISEMVHACHSEQDAAAINEKIRKYNMACPPPMQKNIIRFHDLEQAKRIWQV, encoded by the coding sequence ATGGACAGGAAATACAACGATTTAATTGGCGATATTCTTGAAAATGCAGGTGAAAAAGATAACTTCAGCGGTAAAGGAAAGCCGCTGCCTAAAGAGTATTTGGAGCAGGATACCTACCAGCGTTTTCAGAAAATCGCCAAGGATGCGGGTTATTTGCCGCCTTGGCTCAAGCTCCAGAAAGAAATCTCCGAAATGGTCCATGCATGCCACTCAGAGCAGGATGCTGCTGCTATTAACGAAAAGATCAGGAAATACAATATGGCATGCCCCCCGCCGATGCAGAAAAACATTATCCGTTTCCATGACCTGGAACAGGCAAAGAGGATATGGCAGGTATAG
- a CDS encoding LacI family DNA-binding transcriptional regulator, protein MATIKKIAEKAGVSIATVSRVLNYDASLSVTDDTRKKIFEAAEELDYKKKPVKKDAALKIAVVHWYTEKEELEDLYYMSIRYGIEQRCQQLGIQYANYFYDDLEKARSESLQGIIAVGKFSRAQADALGEITDAVIFADYSPDEDRYDSVVVDFEKAAVKILNYLTGKGHQTIGYIGGQEVFKDESGGIEDARERAYRNYMASRGLLDEGNIYIGSFTVDSGYTLMNKMIEDKGESLPTAVFAGNDLIAIGCLRALHEAGIQVPERVNVIGINDISVSKYIFPALTTLKVHTEPMGEVAVDLFLERNQGRKIAKKVFLATELIARSSSF, encoded by the coding sequence ATGGCGACAATCAAGAAAATAGCAGAAAAAGCAGGGGTATCGATTGCCACTGTTTCCAGGGTGCTCAATTATGATGCTTCCCTGTCAGTGACAGATGATACCCGCAAAAAGATTTTTGAAGCCGCGGAAGAGCTTGATTATAAGAAAAAACCTGTCAAAAAGGATGCCGCATTAAAAATTGCAGTCGTTCACTGGTATACAGAGAAAGAAGAGCTGGAAGATCTGTATTATATGTCGATCCGCTATGGCATTGAGCAGCGCTGCCAGCAGCTCGGCATCCAGTATGCCAACTATTTTTATGATGACCTGGAAAAAGCCAGAAGTGAAAGCCTTCAGGGCATTATAGCTGTCGGAAAGTTCAGCAGGGCGCAGGCTGATGCTTTGGGGGAAATTACGGACGCTGTTATTTTTGCAGACTACAGTCCGGATGAAGACCGGTATGACTCTGTTGTCGTAGATTTTGAAAAAGCGGCAGTGAAAATACTGAATTATTTAACAGGTAAAGGCCATCAAACCATTGGCTATATCGGCGGACAAGAGGTTTTTAAAGACGAATCGGGCGGAATTGAAGATGCACGTGAAAGAGCCTACAGAAATTATATGGCAAGCCGCGGGCTTCTGGATGAAGGTAATATCTATATCGGAAGCTTTACGGTGGACAGCGGCTATACGCTGATGAACAAGATGATAGAGGATAAAGGGGAGAGTCTCCCGACCGCGGTATTTGCAGGCAATGATCTGATTGCCATCGGCTGCCTGAGGGCCCTCCACGAAGCCGGCATCCAGGTTCCGGAGCGTGTCAATGTGATCGGGATCAATGATATCAGTGTATCCAAATATATATTCCCGGCGCTGACCACCTTGAAGGTGCATACAGAGCCGATGGGCGAGGTGGCCGTCGACTTATTCTTGGAAAGAAATCAGGGCAGGAAGATCGCAAAGAAGGTGTTTCTTGCGACTGAACTGATTGCCCGGAGCAGCAGTTTCTAA
- a CDS encoding DNA-3-methyladenine glycosylase family protein, with amino-acid sequence MKWKDDQSSMELELPAHFHFREALVFLDRSSYEILHYVEGSAVFKGIITDGEVILLKISSTETHLHASFLLGAPSDNGRKQAAAFIEEWLDLKRDASGFGRMAAGDPLLKGLAERYAGLRIIGIPDLFEALVWAVIGQQINLTFAYKLKKAFTEKYGTCFSYEGRCFWLFPEPGMIAALEPEELKQLQFTGRKAEYIIGIAKLMAEKKLKKDDLLGQPGARDVLMSLKGVGAWTADYVRMKCLLDPAAFPIGDAGFQNALKLQMGLDRKPSIEEVEKAASRWAGWQAYAVFYFWRSLYE; translated from the coding sequence ATGAAGTGGAAGGATGATCAATCTTCAATGGAGCTGGAGCTGCCTGCACATTTTCACTTTAGAGAAGCCCTCGTCTTTCTGGACAGATCCAGCTATGAGATTCTTCACTATGTTGAAGGTTCTGCAGTTTTTAAAGGGATTATCACTGATGGGGAAGTGATCCTTCTGAAGATAAGCTCGACAGAAACCCATCTTCATGCGAGCTTTCTGCTTGGGGCTCCATCTGATAATGGAAGAAAGCAGGCAGCAGCCTTTATTGAAGAGTGGCTTGATTTAAAGCGTGATGCAAGTGGATTTGGAAGGATGGCCGCTGGAGACCCGCTCCTGAAGGGCCTGGCAGAACGTTATGCTGGGCTGCGGATCATAGGAATCCCGGATTTATTTGAGGCGCTTGTCTGGGCGGTCATCGGCCAGCAGATCAATCTCACCTTCGCCTATAAGCTGAAAAAGGCATTCACCGAAAAGTATGGGACATGCTTTTCTTATGAGGGCAGGTGCTTTTGGTTATTTCCTGAACCAGGGATGATTGCTGCCCTTGAACCGGAAGAGCTGAAGCAGCTGCAGTTTACAGGCCGGAAAGCAGAATACATTATTGGAATTGCAAAGCTGATGGCAGAAAAAAAGCTGAAAAAGGATGATCTGTTAGGCCAGCCGGGGGCAAGGGATGTGCTGATGTCTCTTAAAGGAGTCGGAGCATGGACCGCAGATTATGTTAGGATGAAATGTCTGCTGGACCCTGCCGCTTTTCCCATTGGGGACGCGGGGTTTCAGAACGCCTTAAAGCTGCAGATGGGCTTAGACAGAAAACCATCCATTGAAGAAGTTGAAAAAGCCGCAAGCCGGTGGGCTGGCTGGCAGGCTTATGCAGTCTTTTATTTTTGGAGGTCTTTATATGAATAA
- a CDS encoding YrhK family protein, translated as MIPLQIEKKVHEFDEDVHIQIGKYKMIVEKRYKVLSWLNDFFLGVLYLIGSSLYLTDVDQRIAISFFLAGSVLMIARAVLNILKDLHIRSIKPGSGKGRWKERDDDE; from the coding sequence GTGATACCATTGCAGATTGAAAAAAAGGTACATGAATTTGATGAGGATGTGCATATCCAGATTGGGAAATATAAGATGATCGTTGAGAAAAGGTATAAGGTGCTTTCCTGGCTGAATGATTTCTTTCTTGGTGTCTTATATCTTATCGGCAGCAGCCTGTACCTGACAGATGTGGACCAAAGAATAGCCATATCATTTTTTCTCGCTGGCAGTGTCCTCATGATTGCCAGGGCAGTTTTGAATATATTGAAGGACTTGCATATCAGGAGTATTAAGCCGGGCAGCGGTAAAGGGAGATGGAAGGAACGGGATGATGATGAATAG
- a CDS encoding bifunctional transcriptional activator/DNA repair enzyme AdaA — translation MWEKILACDRKYDGLFFTAVKTTKIYCRPSCRSRKPKKINVEFYFSKAEAEQKGYRACKRCQPEVEHSPQVGLVRKVVAFLINHYGEKVTLQDIAEDAGVSAFYLERLFKEETSETPREYLEKVRVDKAAHLLAHSRLTNLEICLEAGFHSPSSFYKSFRRLNGCTPSEYRKRKQVPQE, via the coding sequence ATGTGGGAGAAAATCCTTGCCTGTGACCGGAAGTATGACGGACTCTTTTTTACAGCAGTGAAAACAACCAAAATCTATTGCAGGCCATCCTGCCGGTCAAGGAAGCCGAAAAAGATCAATGTAGAATTCTATTTTAGTAAGGCGGAGGCGGAGCAGAAAGGCTATCGGGCCTGCAAAAGATGCCAGCCGGAAGTGGAGCATTCCCCTCAAGTCGGGCTGGTCCGGAAGGTCGTTGCTTTTCTGATCAATCATTACGGGGAAAAAGTGACGCTGCAGGATATTGCTGAGGATGCCGGAGTGAGCGCATTTTATCTGGAGCGGTTATTTAAGGAGGAAACTTCTGAAACACCGCGGGAATACCTGGAAAAGGTTCGGGTGGATAAAGCTGCCCATCTGCTGGCTCACTCCAGGCTGACGAATTTGGAGATATGCTTGGAAGCAGGCTTTCACAGTCCTTCGAGTTTTTATAAAAGCTTCCGGAGGTTGAATGGATGCACCCCGAGTGAATACCGGAAACGAAAGCAGGTGCCTCAGGAATGA
- a CDS encoding galactokinase, translating to MELQTMINDFQTIYTDSMVGDARLFFSPGRINLIGEHTDYNGGHVFPCAITLGTYGAVKKRNDRIVRVYSKNFPDAGIVEFSLGELEYKKEHGWANFPKGMIAYIEEAGWKLPVGIDLYVYGNIPNGAGLSSSASLEMLIGVTVNELFGFNIGRIELVKLGKKVENEFIGVNSGIMDQFAIGMGQAGSAILLDCNTLKYEYAPINLEDYQIMVMNTNKRRELADSKYNERRSECEAALAKLQSKLSISSLGELSEDEFEQHKQLIGDKVLEKRAKHAVCENQRTLKAFKALQEGRLEDFGKLMNESHQSLKNDYEVTGKELDALVEAAWQQEGTLGARMTGAGFGGCAIAIVEKDKAASFIKEVGKKYMKRIGYAADFYAASVGDGTKEIILEVQG from the coding sequence ATGGAACTTCAAACAATGATTAATGACTTTCAAACCATATATACTGACTCTATGGTAGGGGATGCCAGGCTTTTCTTTTCTCCAGGGAGGATCAATCTGATCGGGGAGCACACTGACTATAATGGCGGCCATGTATTCCCCTGTGCCATTACGCTTGGGACATATGGAGCGGTTAAGAAGCGGAACGACAGGATTGTCCGGGTATATTCAAAGAATTTCCCTGATGCAGGCATCGTCGAATTTTCGTTGGGTGAACTGGAGTATAAAAAAGAACATGGCTGGGCGAATTTTCCGAAAGGTATGATTGCTTATATAGAAGAAGCCGGCTGGAAGCTGCCAGTCGGGATCGATTTATACGTGTACGGGAATATCCCGAACGGCGCCGGGCTTTCTTCATCTGCTTCACTTGAAATGCTGATCGGAGTAACTGTTAATGAGCTATTTGGTTTTAATATCGGAAGGATTGAACTTGTAAAGCTTGGGAAAAAAGTCGAGAACGAATTCATTGGCGTCAACAGCGGCATCATGGATCAGTTTGCCATTGGCATGGGCCAGGCTGGAAGCGCCATCCTGCTTGACTGTAATACTTTGAAGTATGAATATGCCCCTATCAATCTGGAAGATTATCAGATCATGGTCATGAATACGAATAAGCGCAGGGAGCTGGCAGATTCAAAGTATAATGAACGGCGGAGCGAGTGTGAAGCAGCGCTTGCTAAGCTTCAGTCTAAGCTTTCCATTTCATCACTTGGTGAATTATCAGAGGATGAATTTGAACAGCATAAGCAGCTGATCGGGGATAAAGTCCTGGAAAAAAGGGCGAAGCATGCCGTCTGTGAAAACCAGCGGACGCTAAAAGCTTTCAAGGCTTTGCAGGAAGGGCGCCTTGAAGACTTCGGAAAGCTGATGAATGAGTCGCATCAGTCGCTGAAAAATGATTATGAAGTAACCGGAAAAGAGCTCGATGCTCTGGTGGAAGCCGCCTGGCAGCAGGAAGGCACGCTTGGGGCCCGTATGACCGGTGCGGGGTTTGGCGGATGTGCGATTGCCATTGTTGAGAAAGACAAAGCTGCTTCTTTCATTAAAGAGGTAGGCAAAAAATATATGAAAAGAATCGGCTATGCTGCAGATTTCTACGCAGCAAGTGTCGGGGATGGAACCAAGGAAATCATTTTGGAGGTGCAGGGATGA